The following proteins come from a genomic window of Flavobacterium crocinum:
- a CDS encoding NAD(P)/FAD-dependent oxidoreductase, which yields MEQQNFEVIIIGGSYSGLSAAMSLGRALREVLVIDSGLPCNRQTPHSHNFITQDGEKPAVISAKAKLQVDFYKTVHFFNGLAVKAIQKENRFEVITASGEVFISRKVLFATGVKDLIPEIKGFADCWGISVLHCPYCHGYEVKNEKTAIIANGEMGFEYAKLISNWTKDLRLCTNEKSELTLEQTKTLENHGVQIFEDEIESFEHQGGYIQNIVFKNQQKVEVKAVYAKPPFEQHCPIPEALGCELNEQNLVKVDAMQKTNIAGVFASGDCTTPMRSVAIAVSTGSFAGAVINKELIDEDYAK from the coding sequence ATGGAACAGCAAAATTTTGAAGTAATTATCATTGGCGGAAGCTACAGCGGATTATCTGCTGCAATGAGTTTAGGGCGTGCTTTGCGAGAGGTTTTGGTTATCGACAGCGGTTTGCCTTGCAACAGACAAACACCACATTCTCATAATTTTATTACACAGGACGGTGAAAAACCTGCAGTGATTTCGGCGAAAGCCAAATTACAAGTTGATTTCTATAAAACAGTTCATTTCTTTAACGGACTTGCTGTAAAAGCTATCCAAAAAGAAAATAGATTTGAAGTAATTACAGCATCAGGAGAAGTTTTTATTTCGAGAAAAGTATTGTTTGCAACAGGTGTTAAAGATTTGATTCCGGAAATCAAAGGCTTTGCGGATTGTTGGGGAATTTCGGTTTTACATTGTCCGTATTGTCATGGTTACGAAGTTAAAAACGAAAAAACGGCGATTATTGCCAATGGTGAAATGGGGTTTGAATACGCTAAACTAATTTCAAATTGGACAAAAGACCTTCGATTGTGCACGAATGAAAAATCAGAATTGACTTTGGAACAAACCAAAACTTTAGAAAATCATGGCGTTCAGATTTTTGAAGATGAAATAGAATCTTTTGAACATCAAGGAGGATATATTCAGAATATAGTTTTCAAAAATCAGCAAAAAGTTGAGGTAAAAGCTGTTTATGCCAAACCACCTTTCGAACAGCATTGTCCAATTCCTGAAGCTCTAGGCTGTGAACTCAACGAACAAAATTTAGTAAAAGTTGATGCTATGCAAAAGACAAATATTGCAGGAGTTTTTGCAAGCGGCGACTGTACAACTCCAATGCGATCTGTTGCGATTGCAGTTTCTACAGGTTCTTTCGCGGGAGCTGTCATCAACAAAGAACTAATCGACGAAGATTACGCGAAGTGA
- a CDS encoding MerC domain-containing protein, translating to MKKLTTPFYDILGISSATICLVHCLIFPLLTILPLGLSHNPIIDLLFASIGLFAIVKITKKSTLLVSSILIVSMSLIWISILADLFLEIHLDLIYFGGIGMIIGHLINYKLHKKQHD from the coding sequence ATGAAGAAATTAACGACACCCTTTTACGATATTTTAGGAATTTCAAGCGCAACGATTTGTCTTGTTCATTGTTTGATTTTTCCACTTTTAACGATTCTTCCTTTAGGGTTGAGTCACAATCCAATCATCGATTTACTATTTGCTTCAATAGGTTTGTTTGCAATTGTCAAAATTACGAAAAAATCAACTCTTTTGGTTTCGTCGATTTTGATTGTTTCCATGAGCCTGATTTGGATCAGTATTTTGGCAGATTTATTCTTGGAAATTCATTTGGATCTCATCTATTTTGGCGGTATCGGAATGATTATTGGGCATTTGATTAATTACAAATTACACAAAAAACAACATGATTAA
- a CDS encoding Fur family transcriptional regulator, translating into MKTTRNTTAKTAVLEVFENSKTALSHTEIQKQLNDVCDRVTIYRILDRLVNDDIIHKISNLDGTVKYAKCNHSHQRVHIHNHAHFSCENCHEITCLENVKPSYIMPQNYKVNEINFTLSGLCPKCLNSNI; encoded by the coding sequence ATGAAAACAACACGTAATACTACCGCGAAAACAGCTGTATTAGAAGTATTTGAGAATTCTAAAACAGCATTATCACACACTGAAATTCAAAAACAATTGAACGATGTCTGCGATCGCGTGACCATTTATAGAATTTTAGATCGTTTGGTTAACGATGATATTATTCATAAAATCTCCAATCTCGACGGAACGGTAAAATATGCCAAATGCAATCATTCACATCAGCGCGTACACATTCACAATCATGCTCATTTCAGCTGTGAAAACTGTCATGAAATTACCTGTCTTGAAAATGTGAAACCGAGCTACATTATGCCACAAAATTATAAAGTGAACGAAATAAACTTTACATTATCTGGATTGTGCCCAAAATGTTTGAATTCTAACATATAA
- a CDS encoding Nramp family divalent metal transporter — MSKSLEEVHESVSTEHKKTGFRKILAFLGPAYLVSVGYMDPGNWATDIAGGSQFGYTLVWVLLMSNLMALLLQSLSARLGIVTQRDLAQASRETYSKYINYILYFLAEIAIAACDLAEVLGMAIGINLLFGIPLFEGVLITVLDTFILLFLINKGIRKMEAFIIALVAIIGFSFIFEMIFAEPEVSKIIAGLVPSIPNSAALYIAIGIIGATVMPHNLYLHSSLVQTRKFDRSPTGIKQALKYNLIDSTIALNLAFFVNAAILILAAATFHKNGMFEVAEIQDAHQFLEPLLGTKWAPILFAVALIAAGQSSTVTGTLAGQIVMEGYLHLRIQPWVRRIITRLIAIIPALVVIWIYGESVTGKLLILSQVILSLQLGFAIIPLIHFVSDKSKMNGFHISRTTQIVSWIIALIIVSLNAKLVYDEITSWLEGSNHPIILWLTVIPLAFGFLGLLLYIVFKPFIAKAKSKKVINHSPHNLKLHFTPKEGKSIKNIAVSVDFSSADEAALNKAFELGGIDTEYTLIHIVETVGALMYGVHVHDHETTIDEKLLLKYKEMLSEKGFNIETELGFGKPAKIIPEIINSGNFDILVMGTHGHTGLKDILFGTTVDKLRHKISIPLLIVK; from the coding sequence ATGAGTAAATCTTTAGAAGAAGTCCACGAATCGGTTTCTACAGAACATAAAAAAACAGGTTTTAGAAAAATATTAGCCTTTTTAGGCCCCGCTTATTTAGTAAGCGTTGGTTATATGGATCCAGGAAACTGGGCAACTGATATTGCCGGCGGAAGCCAATTTGGCTACACTTTAGTTTGGGTTTTATTAATGAGTAACTTAATGGCACTGCTTTTACAGAGTTTAAGTGCCCGTCTCGGAATTGTGACTCAACGTGATTTGGCGCAGGCTTCACGAGAAACGTATTCTAAATACATCAACTACATTTTATACTTTTTAGCAGAAATTGCCATTGCTGCCTGTGATTTGGCCGAAGTTCTCGGAATGGCAATCGGGATTAACCTGCTTTTCGGAATTCCACTTTTTGAAGGCGTTTTGATTACCGTTTTAGACACTTTCATTCTCTTATTTTTAATCAATAAAGGTATCCGAAAAATGGAAGCTTTTATTATCGCTTTGGTTGCGATAATTGGTTTTTCTTTCATTTTTGAAATGATTTTCGCAGAACCGGAAGTTTCTAAAATTATTGCAGGATTGGTTCCTTCTATTCCAAACTCTGCCGCTTTATACATCGCAATCGGAATTATCGGAGCGACTGTAATGCCGCACAACCTTTACTTACACTCCTCTTTGGTACAAACCAGAAAATTCGACAGAAGTCCTACCGGAATCAAACAAGCTTTAAAATACAATTTGATCGACTCCACTATCGCTTTGAATCTGGCTTTCTTCGTCAATGCTGCGATTCTAATTCTTGCGGCGGCAACATTCCATAAAAACGGAATGTTTGAAGTTGCCGAAATTCAGGATGCACATCAGTTTCTCGAACCTTTACTGGGAACCAAATGGGCGCCGATTTTATTTGCTGTTGCTTTGATTGCTGCGGGACAAAGTTCAACAGTGACCGGAACTCTTGCGGGACAAATTGTTATGGAAGGTTATTTACATTTAAGAATTCAGCCTTGGGTTCGTCGTATCATAACCCGTTTGATTGCCATTATTCCTGCTTTAGTTGTAATCTGGATTTACGGTGAAAGTGTTACCGGAAAACTTTTGATTTTGAGTCAGGTTATTTTGAGCCTTCAATTAGGTTTCGCCATTATTCCGCTGATTCATTTTGTGAGTGATAAATCGAAAATGAATGGTTTTCATATTTCCAGAACTACTCAAATTGTTTCGTGGATCATTGCTTTGATTATTGTTTCGCTAAATGCCAAATTGGTTTATGATGAAATTACTTCCTGGTTAGAAGGTTCTAATCATCCTATAATTCTATGGTTGACAGTGATTCCTCTTGCATTCGGATTCTTAGGTTTGTTATTATACATTGTTTTTAAACCTTTTATTGCAAAAGCCAAATCTAAAAAAGTTATCAATCATTCGCCACACAATCTAAAACTTCACTTTACTCCAAAAGAAGGTAAAAGCATTAAAAACATTGCTGTTTCTGTAGATTTTTCCAGTGCCGATGAAGCGGCTTTGAACAAAGCCTTTGAATTGGGTGGCATTGACACTGAATATACGCTCATTCACATCGTAGAAACGGTTGGAGCATTAATGTACGGCGTTCATGTTCACGACCATGAAACTACGATTGACGAGAAATTATTACTGAAATACAAAGAAATGCTTTCAGAAAAAGGATTTAATATCGAAACGGAACTTGGTTTTGGAAAACCAGCCAAAATAATTCCGGAAATTATAAACAGTGGTAATTTTGACATTCTAGTTATGGGAACCCACGGCCACACTGGATTAAAAGATATTCTTTTCGGTACAACGGTAGACAAATTGAGACATAAAATTTCAATACCTTTGTTGATTGTTAAATGA
- a CDS encoding metal-dependent transcriptional regulator, producing MTFSEENYLKSIYHLTAALETEVSTNAIAEIMETKASSVTDMLKKLAEKDLVNYKKYQGVSLTENGKLAAKMIVRKHRLWEVFLVEKLNFSWDEVHDIAEQLEHIKSEQLINRLDDFLGNPTEDPHGDPIPDANGRIIKIEKHLLSELSDNQNGVCVGVKDTSSEFLKYLDKQGIALGSKIEFVSKESFDLSVKIKVDERELSISNKIASNLFVKLV from the coding sequence ATGACCTTTTCAGAAGAAAACTACCTTAAATCGATCTATCACTTAACGGCGGCTTTGGAAACAGAAGTCAGTACGAATGCTATTGCAGAAATCATGGAGACGAAAGCTTCTTCGGTAACGGATATGTTGAAGAAACTGGCGGAGAAAGATTTGGTTAATTATAAAAAATACCAAGGGGTTTCGTTAACCGAAAACGGAAAACTAGCCGCAAAAATGATTGTGAGAAAACATCGTCTTTGGGAAGTGTTTTTGGTGGAGAAACTAAATTTCAGCTGGGATGAAGTTCATGATATTGCGGAACAGTTGGAACACATCAAATCAGAACAATTGATTAACCGTTTAGATGATTTTCTTGGAAATCCGACTGAAGATCCACATGGAGATCCAATTCCAGATGCGAACGGCCGAATTATTAAGATTGAAAAACATTTACTTTCCGAGTTATCAGATAACCAAAACGGAGTTTGTGTTGGTGTGAAAGACACTTCTTCTGAGTTCTTGAAATATCTGGACAAACAAGGAATTGCTTTGGGTTCCAAAATTGAATTTGTTTCTAAAGAATCATTCGATTTATCGGTCAAAATTAAGGTTGATGAAAGGGAATTGTCGATTTCAAATAAAATTGCTTCTAATTTGTTTGTAAAGCTGGTTTAG
- a CDS encoding enoyl-CoA hydratase/isomerase family protein encodes MNYENILISIEEKVATITINRPTKLNALNKATISDLSNAVDSLSKNDDVRVIVLTGSGEKAFVAGADISEFANYTTVEGAQLAAEGQESLFDFIENLKKPVIAAVNGFALGGGLELAMACHFRVASDNAKMGLPEVTLGLIPGYGGTQRLPQLIGKGRAMEMIMTAAMITAEQGKEYGLVNHVVPQEELLSFTNVIAQKIIKNAPFAIGKAIKAINANFKDGKNGFDTEIKSFGECFGTQDFKEGTTAFLEKRKAEFTGK; translated from the coding sequence ATGAACTACGAAAATATCTTAATTTCAATTGAAGAAAAAGTTGCAACCATTACCATTAACAGACCCACTAAGTTAAATGCTTTAAACAAAGCAACCATCAGTGATCTGAGTAATGCTGTTGATTCATTATCCAAAAATGATGATGTTCGAGTTATTGTTTTAACCGGAAGCGGAGAAAAAGCTTTTGTAGCAGGAGCTGATATTTCAGAGTTTGCAAATTATACTACTGTTGAAGGTGCGCAGCTGGCGGCAGAAGGACAGGAATCTTTATTTGATTTCATAGAAAACCTTAAAAAACCGGTTATTGCAGCGGTGAACGGTTTTGCTCTTGGCGGCGGATTAGAATTGGCAATGGCTTGTCATTTCAGAGTCGCTTCAGACAATGCAAAAATGGGATTGCCGGAAGTAACTTTAGGATTAATTCCAGGCTACGGAGGAACACAGCGTTTACCACAATTAATTGGAAAAGGCCGTGCCATGGAAATGATTATGACCGCAGCAATGATTACTGCCGAACAAGGAAAAGAGTACGGTTTAGTAAATCATGTAGTGCCTCAGGAAGAATTGCTTTCGTTTACAAACGTAATTGCTCAAAAAATCATTAAAAATGCACCCTTCGCAATTGGAAAAGCTATAAAAGCCATTAATGCCAACTTTAAAGATGGTAAAAATGGTTTCGATACCGAAATTAAATCATTTGGAGAATGTTTTGGAACCCAAGACTTTAAAGAAGGAACAACAGCCTTTTTAGAGAAACGTAAAGCTGAATTTACAGGGAAATAA
- a CDS encoding sensor histidine kinase: MIVLIVVASFLLASISIIQFKTEAKEYHQERLERKENAVKEHINYVLATTTYPLKTQNLDLIFKDKIHELAQIHKIEINIYSLDGKLLKSSKESFAVDKIAPPIPEYILKLVRSSIEKRFVDIKTIDGVKNRSSYSLIKDEKFKPLGILNLPYLEDDGYYDNELNTFLIRLSQVYSFMLIVAFALAYFLSTYITKSLKTISDRLEETNLDQKNEKIVLEANSKEVNFLIKAYNGMVDKLETSAIKLAQSEREEAWREMAKQVAHEIKNPLTPMRLTVQSFQRKFDPNDPDVKQKMNDYSETLIQQIDTMTSVASAFSNFASMPAQQNETLNVVEVVELALDIFNEDYIVFEKEEEEIISKMDRTQLIRVITNLVKNATQAIPESQFQKSIVVTVKRRNNNVEIAVKDNGIGIQKQDIGRIFEPKFTTKTSGMGLGLGIIKNIIENYKGTITFESTYGKGTTFRVSLPITNS, encoded by the coding sequence ATGATTGTATTGATTGTGGTGGCATCTTTTTTATTGGCTTCGATCTCGATTATTCAGTTTAAGACCGAGGCCAAAGAATATCATCAGGAGCGTTTAGAGAGAAAAGAAAATGCGGTAAAAGAACATATTAATTATGTTCTGGCTACTACAACTTATCCGCTGAAAACGCAAAATCTGGATTTGATTTTTAAAGACAAAATCCACGAATTAGCGCAGATTCATAAAATCGAAATCAATATTTACAGTCTCGACGGGAAACTGCTTAAATCATCCAAAGAGTCTTTTGCGGTTGATAAAATTGCTCCTCCAATTCCCGAATATATTCTGAAATTAGTTCGTTCCTCAATTGAGAAACGTTTTGTAGACATTAAGACGATTGACGGAGTCAAAAACCGATCATCTTACAGTTTAATAAAAGACGAAAAATTCAAACCGCTCGGAATCTTAAATCTTCCGTATTTAGAAGACGACGGTTATTACGATAACGAGTTGAATACTTTCCTGATTCGCCTGAGTCAGGTTTATTCTTTTATGCTGATTGTGGCTTTTGCATTGGCGTATTTCCTTTCAACTTATATCACAAAATCATTAAAAACTATTTCAGATCGTTTGGAAGAAACCAATCTGGATCAGAAAAACGAGAAAATTGTTTTAGAAGCCAATAGTAAAGAAGTGAACTTCCTGATCAAAGCGTATAACGGAATGGTGGATAAACTCGAAACGAGCGCCATTAAATTAGCACAAAGTGAACGTGAAGAAGCTTGGCGCGAAATGGCAAAACAAGTCGCGCACGAAATTAAAAATCCGCTTACGCCAATGCGTTTGACGGTTCAGAGTTTCCAAAGAAAGTTTGATCCAAATGATCCAGACGTGAAGCAGAAAATGAATGATTATTCCGAAACCTTAATTCAGCAGATCGATACTATGACATCGGTGGCTTCGGCATTTTCGAACTTTGCTTCGATGCCGGCGCAGCAAAATGAAACTTTAAATGTGGTTGAGGTTGTAGAATTAGCCTTGGATATTTTTAACGAAGATTATATTGTCTTCGAAAAAGAAGAAGAAGAAATCATTTCCAAAATGGATCGTACGCAATTGATTCGTGTCATTACCAATTTAGTTAAAAATGCAACACAGGCCATTCCGGAAAGTCAGTTTCAGAAATCAATTGTAGTTACTGTAAAACGACGAAACAACAATGTTGAAATTGCGGTAAAAGACAACGGAATAGGAATCCAGAAACAAGATATCGGACGAATCTTCGAACCCAAATTTACCACTAAAACGAGCGGTATGGGACTTGGACTAGGAATTATCAAAAACATTATAGAAAATTACAAAGGAACAATTACCTTTGAATCAACTTACGGAAAAGGAACGACTTTCAGGGTTTCTTTACCCATCACAAACTCATAA
- a CDS encoding CopD family protein, with protein MEYYNYLKSLHLIFVITWFAGLFYIVRLFVYQIEANEKTSPEKEILQAQYKIMAYRLWYIITWPSAVLASIFAFWMLFFTEAGHVWLAQSWMHVKLCFVFLLYLYHGKCHQIFKQLQRDEVKYSNNFMRLWNEGATIILFAVVFLVVLKSAINWIFGVIGIILFSVLIMLGFRFYKRIRERK; from the coding sequence ATGGAATATTATAATTATCTAAAATCACTGCATCTTATATTTGTGATAACTTGGTTTGCGGGTTTGTTTTACATTGTGCGTTTATTTGTGTATCAAATTGAAGCCAATGAAAAAACATCACCTGAAAAAGAAATCTTGCAGGCGCAATACAAAATAATGGCCTACCGTTTGTGGTATATTATTACATGGCCATCGGCGGTTTTAGCGAGTATTTTTGCTTTTTGGATGCTGTTTTTTACAGAAGCAGGACATGTCTGGCTCGCACAATCCTGGATGCACGTAAAATTATGTTTCGTTTTCCTGTTGTATTTATATCATGGAAAATGCCATCAGATTTTTAAGCAACTGCAAAGAGATGAGGTAAAATATTCGAATAATTTTATGCGTTTATGGAACGAAGGCGCAACGATTATTTTGTTTGCCGTTGTATTTTTAGTAGTTTTAAAAAGTGCCATCAATTGGATTTTCGGCGTAATCGGAATTATTTTATTTTCGGTTTTAATTATGCTGGGATTTCGTTTTTACAAAAGAATTAGAGAAAGGAAATAG
- the hemH gene encoding ferrochelatase: protein MKGVLLVNLGSPESPTPKDVKPYLDEFLMDKYVIDVPYLLRALLVRGIILRKRPEESAHAYAKIWWEEGSPLVVLSERMQKKVQPLVNVPVSLAMRYGSMTIEKGLQELSDKGVTDVMLFPLYPQYAMASTLTILVKAEEIRKKKFPHMKFTDVPAFYNKPDYIKNLADSIQRHLVGFEYDHLLFSYHGIPERHIRKTDVTKSHCKIDGSCCNTPSPAHDFCYRHQCYETTRQVVKLLGLPADKYSLTFQSRLAGDKWLEPYTDVEIDNMPAKGIKKLAVVTPAFVSDCLETLEEIAMRAKEDFEANGGEEFLAIPCLNDDDEWCQTFSNWINDWAK from the coding sequence ATGAAAGGTGTATTATTAGTAAATCTGGGATCTCCAGAAAGTCCAACTCCAAAAGATGTAAAACCTTATTTAGACGAATTTTTAATGGATAAATACGTGATCGACGTTCCGTATTTATTGAGAGCGTTATTAGTTCGCGGTATTATTTTAAGAAAAAGACCAGAAGAATCAGCGCACGCTTACGCAAAAATCTGGTGGGAAGAAGGTTCTCCATTAGTAGTACTTTCAGAAAGAATGCAGAAAAAAGTGCAGCCTCTTGTAAACGTTCCAGTTTCTCTGGCAATGCGTTACGGAAGCATGACCATTGAAAAAGGTCTTCAGGAATTGAGCGATAAAGGAGTTACCGATGTAATGCTTTTTCCTTTATATCCGCAATATGCAATGGCTTCAACTTTGACGATTTTAGTAAAAGCTGAAGAAATTAGAAAAAAGAAATTTCCTCACATGAAATTTACTGATGTTCCGGCATTTTACAATAAACCCGATTACATCAAGAATTTAGCAGATTCGATTCAAAGACATTTAGTTGGATTTGAATATGATCATTTATTGTTTTCATATCACGGAATTCCAGAACGTCATATTCGTAAAACCGATGTGACAAAATCACATTGCAAAATTGACGGTTCTTGCTGTAACACGCCTTCGCCGGCACATGATTTCTGTTACCGTCACCAATGTTACGAAACAACAAGACAAGTTGTTAAGTTATTAGGACTTCCTGCTGATAAATACAGTCTGACATTTCAATCGCGTTTGGCGGGTGACAAATGGTTAGAGCCTTATACCGATGTTGAAATTGATAATATGCCAGCAAAAGGAATCAAGAAATTAGCCGTTGTAACACCGGCTTTCGTTTCGGATTGTTTAGAAACTTTGGAAGAAATCGCCATGCGTGCCAAAGAAGATTTCGAAGCAAATGGAGGAGAAGAGTTCTTGGCAATTCCTTGTTTGAATGATGATGATGAATGGTGTCAGACGTTTTCTAACTGGATTAACGATTGGGCAAAATAA
- a CDS encoding AraC family transcriptional regulator has protein sequence MSSQEVIKIEDDFTLIRFQNDGSEPFYAQHEIVGTGLIQFHFGIKGNAKFLFNQGSYALELKEEKSLLLYNPQKELPLNLELAPNSWAISVIVSIKKFHALFSAEADYITFLSPDNKDKKYYNEGNISPSMAIVLSQLFHYNLHPSIKNLYYKGKGYELLSLYFNRTEDPNAEQCPFLIDEDNVLKIRKAKEIIIANMAEPPGLQELADEIGLNLKKLKMGFKQIYGDTVYGFLFDYKMDFARKLLDSGSYNVNEVGLKIGYSTGSHFIAAFKKKFATTPKKYLMSINANV, from the coding sequence ATGAGTTCTCAAGAAGTTATAAAAATTGAAGACGACTTTACGCTGATTCGTTTTCAAAACGATGGTTCAGAACCATTTTATGCACAGCATGAAATAGTAGGTACTGGCCTGATACAGTTTCACTTCGGGATAAAAGGAAATGCAAAATTTTTATTCAATCAGGGCAGTTATGCTTTAGAATTGAAAGAGGAAAAATCGTTGCTTTTGTACAATCCGCAGAAAGAATTACCGCTGAATTTAGAATTGGCTCCAAATTCATGGGCAATTTCGGTAATTGTATCGATTAAGAAATTTCACGCGTTGTTTTCTGCCGAAGCCGACTATATTACATTTTTAAGCCCGGACAATAAGGATAAAAAGTATTATAACGAAGGAAATATCAGTCCATCCATGGCGATTGTTTTGAGTCAGCTGTTTCATTACAATCTTCATCCGTCCATAAAAAACCTTTATTATAAAGGAAAAGGATACGAATTGTTGAGTCTGTATTTCAACAGAACAGAAGATCCAAATGCAGAACAATGTCCGTTTTTGATTGACGAAGACAATGTTTTGAAAATCAGAAAAGCAAAAGAAATTATCATCGCCAATATGGCCGAACCACCAGGATTGCAAGAGCTGGCAGATGAAATTGGTTTGAATTTGAAAAAACTTAAAATGGGTTTCAAACAAATTTATGGCGATACGGTTTATGGTTTCCTCTTCGATTACAAAATGGATTTCGCCCGAAAACTTTTAGACAGCGGTTCGTATAATGTAAACGAAGTTGGTTTGAAAATTGGCTACAGCACAGGAAGTCACTTTATAGCGGCGTTTAAGAAAAAGTTTGCGACAACTCCTAAAAAGTATTTGATGTCGATTAATGCGAATGTGTAA
- the hemA gene encoding glutamyl-tRNA reductase, translated as MENNNVPKHLYFYSVGLSYKKADAEVRGQFSLDAVAKTRLLEQAKNDGIESLLVTSTCNRTEIYGFAEHPFQLIKLICDNSNGSVDAFQKVGFVYKNQEAINHMFRVGTGLDSQILGDFEIISQIKTSFIHSKSMNLANAFMERLVNAVIQASKRIKTETEISSGATSVSFASVQYILKNVEDISNKNILLFGTGKIGRNTCENLVKHTKNEHITLINRTKDKAEKLAGKLNLIVKDYSELHLELQKADVVVVATGAQNPTVDKAILNLKKPLLILDLSIPKNVNENVEELEGVTLIHMDYLSQLTDETLENRKLHIPAAEAIIEEIKEEFVTWMKGRKFAPTINALKDKLNAIKASELDFQSKKIADFNEEQAEIISNRIIQKITTHFANHLKDDDTMVDESIEWIEKVFKIKAS; from the coding sequence ATGGAAAACAATAACGTACCGAAACACCTTTATTTTTACTCAGTCGGTCTGAGTTATAAAAAAGCTGATGCTGAGGTTAGAGGTCAATTTAGTTTGGATGCTGTTGCCAAAACGCGATTGCTGGAACAAGCTAAAAACGATGGAATAGAAAGTTTATTAGTTACTTCAACTTGCAACAGAACCGAAATTTACGGTTTTGCTGAACATCCATTTCAATTAATAAAATTAATCTGCGATAATAGTAACGGATCTGTAGACGCTTTTCAAAAAGTAGGTTTCGTTTACAAAAATCAAGAAGCTATTAATCATATGTTCCGTGTAGGAACTGGTTTAGATAGTCAGATCTTAGGAGATTTCGAAATCATCTCACAAATCAAAACTTCTTTTATTCATTCAAAATCAATGAATTTAGCCAATGCTTTTATGGAAAGATTGGTAAATGCAGTGATTCAGGCAAGTAAAAGAATTAAAACAGAAACTGAAATCAGTTCTGGTGCTACTTCGGTTTCTTTTGCTTCTGTACAATACATCCTTAAAAACGTTGAAGACATCAGTAATAAAAATATTCTACTTTTCGGAACTGGAAAAATCGGAAGAAATACATGTGAGAATTTAGTAAAACATACTAAAAACGAACATATCACTTTAATCAACCGTACTAAAGATAAAGCAGAGAAATTAGCAGGAAAATTAAATTTGATTGTTAAAGATTATTCTGAATTACATTTAGAACTTCAAAAAGCCGATGTTGTCGTTGTTGCAACGGGCGCACAAAACCCAACGGTTGACAAAGCAATTTTGAATCTTAAAAAACCTTTGTTGATTCTGGACTTGTCTATTCCGAAAAACGTGAATGAAAACGTAGAGGAATTAGAAGGTGTAACTTTAATTCACATGGATTATTTGTCTCAATTGACAGATGAAACTTTGGAAAACAGAAAATTACATATTCCGGCTGCCGAAGCAATCATCGAAGAAATTAAAGAAGAATTTGTTACCTGGATGAAAGGCCGAAAATTTGCGCCAACCATAAATGCTTTAAAAGATAAACTAAATGCGATCAAAGCTTCGGAATTGGATTTCCAAAGCAAAAAAATTGCCGATTTTAATGAAGAACAAGCTGAAATCATCAGTAACCGAATCATTCAAAAAATCACCACTCATTTTGCCAATCATTTAAAAGACGACGATACCATGGTTGATGAAAGCATCGAATGGATCGAAAAAGTCTTCAAAATAAAAGCATCTTAA